In one Mycoplasmopsis canis PG 14 genomic region, the following are encoded:
- the rplJ gene encoding 50S ribosomal protein L10 has translation MAESKFKAAKREVVLEISQKIKNSQAVAFAEYRGLTVAELEEFRLEAAKVGVEVKVYKNRLFKIAAANNGLADLSEHLVGPNIFLFSENDGMSAAKLLVSFSKKHKLMVIKAGTFEGKVIDAQGVKDVATLPTYEEALAILARSMMSPLQQLGLSLKMYSEGKSE, from the coding sequence ATGGCAGAATCAAAATTCAAAGCAGCAAAAAGAGAAGTTGTTTTAGAAATATCACAAAAAATTAAAAACTCTCAAGCTGTTGCGTTTGCTGAATACCGTGGTTTAACAGTTGCTGAATTAGAAGAATTTAGACTAGAAGCAGCAAAAGTTGGTGTTGAAGTTAAAGTTTACAAAAACCGTTTATTTAAAATTGCTGCTGCAAACAACGGATTAGCAGATTTATCAGAGCACTTAGTTGGACCAAACATTTTCTTATTTTCAGAAAATGACGGAATGTCAGCTGCTAAATTATTAGTTTCTTTTTCTAAGAAACACAAACTAATGGTTATCAAAGCTGGAACATTCGAAGGAAAAGTTATTGATGCTCAAGGTGTTAAAGATGTTGCTACTCTTCCTACATATGAAGAAGCGCTTGCAATACTTGCACGTTCAATGATGTCACCTTTACAACAATTAGGTTTATCACTTAAAATGTACAGTGAAGGTAAATCAGAATAA
- the thiI gene encoding tRNA uracil 4-sulfurtransferase ThiI, producing MYKKILIRYGELVLKKKNRKTFINQLSNNIAHIVGIKPEVEFDRMYIPYSEENINKLNYVFGISSFSPVIVSENNIEDFKSNIEKLLLPETRTFKISARRNYKKFELTSDELNRELGGHLLRKFSEIQGLKVDVHNPDQTFYIEVRNGRTYLFSNYINGLGGLPVGVSGKVLHLISGGFDSPIAALQLMKRGLKVDFLTFITPPQTDERTVQKITDLVKILNKYQVSSNLIIANYAYLMNYISFVSKESYKITLMRRSFYRLAEKIALKNGALAISNGDNLGQVASQTLESLSTIGAATRMQILRPLLTFDKNEIINIAKKIKTYDISIIKANETCELFAPKEPTTKPSLEQALALEQELSGIQDLEKELLEVHIEYRKIKLENE from the coding sequence ATGTACAAAAAAATATTAATAAGATATGGCGAGCTTGTCCTTAAAAAGAAAAATAGAAAAACTTTTATCAATCAATTAAGTAATAATATTGCTCATATTGTTGGTATTAAACCAGAAGTTGAATTTGACCGTATGTATATACCTTATAGCGAAGAAAATATAAATAAGTTAAACTATGTTTTTGGGATTAGCTCATTTTCGCCTGTAATCGTATCCGAAAATAATATTGAGGATTTTAAAAGTAATATAGAAAAATTGTTGTTGCCGGAAACTAGAACTTTCAAAATTTCAGCAAGAAGAAATTATAAGAAATTTGAATTAACTTCAGATGAGTTAAATAGAGAGCTAGGTGGCCATTTATTAAGGAAGTTTTCTGAAATACAAGGTTTAAAGGTTGATGTTCATAATCCTGATCAAACTTTTTATATAGAAGTAAGAAATGGAAGAACTTATTTATTTTCTAATTATATTAACGGATTAGGCGGGCTACCAGTAGGCGTATCAGGCAAAGTTTTACATTTGATTTCTGGAGGTTTTGACTCTCCGATTGCTGCCTTACAACTTATGAAAAGAGGTTTAAAAGTTGATTTTTTAACCTTTATTACACCTCCACAAACTGATGAAAGAACTGTTCAAAAAATTACTGATCTAGTTAAAATTTTAAATAAATATCAAGTGTCTAGTAATTTAATAATTGCTAATTACGCTTATTTAATGAACTATATTTCTTTTGTATCCAAAGAATCTTACAAAATAACATTAATGAGAAGAAGCTTTTATAGACTTGCTGAAAAAATAGCCTTAAAAAATGGTGCATTAGCCATTTCGAATGGGGATAATCTCGGACAAGTTGCTTCGCAAACTTTAGAATCTCTTTCAACAATTGGTGCTGCAACTAGAATGCAAATTTTAAGACCATTGCTCACATTTGATAAAAATGAAATTATTAATATTGCTAAAAAAATCAAAACATACGATATATCAATTATTAAAGCTAACGAAACTTGTGAATTGTTTGCGCCTAAAGAACCCACTACTAAGCCTTCGTTAGAGCAAGCATTAGCTTTAGAACAAGAATTATCAGGTATTCAAGATCTTGAAAAAGAATTACTTGAAGTGCATATTGAATATAGAAAAATAAAACTAGAAAATGAATAA
- a CDS encoding Cof-type HAD-IIB family hydrolase, producing the protein MKNVAIFSDVDGTIYPFPGRELPRKNKEKVNEITKKGVHFVISTGNGPYEKIKKLADELGGRYISFSNGAFLYDNHEKKVLNIEYIDLQEAKKVWDLASELNLPLYYFGTDRFFLKNATKEQKDFFTNFCEYNKWIENGEIPSDLHKIETYGDPELLKNFSDLAIERGINLNIVNLEKHIEITKPGVSKGSGLKWFCENIFKIPLSDVMAIGDSQNDISMFEIAGFSYAMENTDPYTMRFAKFYTSTVEQSGLAEAIDDYLYRVDWDLKREISQRGMIKEK; encoded by the coding sequence ATGAAAAATGTAGCAATTTTTAGTGATGTAGATGGCACAATTTACCCTTTTCCTGGTAGAGAATTACCTAGAAAAAATAAGGAGAAAGTTAATGAAATAACAAAAAAAGGAGTTCATTTTGTGATTAGCACAGGAAATGGTCCATACGAAAAAATTAAAAAGTTAGCTGATGAATTAGGAGGAAGATATATTTCTTTTTCTAATGGAGCATTTTTATATGATAACCATGAGAAAAAAGTGCTAAATATTGAGTATATAGACCTTCAAGAAGCTAAGAAAGTATGAGACTTAGCATCCGAACTTAACTTACCATTATATTATTTTGGAACCGATAGATTTTTCTTGAAAAATGCAACTAAAGAACAAAAAGATTTTTTTACAAATTTTTGCGAATACAATAAGTGAATTGAAAATGGAGAAATACCAAGTGATCTTCATAAAATAGAGACATATGGTGATCCTGAATTATTGAAAAATTTTTCAGACTTAGCAATAGAAAGAGGAATTAATTTAAATATTGTTAATTTAGAAAAGCATATAGAGATAACTAAACCAGGAGTTTCGAAGGGATCAGGTTTAAAGTGATTTTGTGAAAATATATTCAAAATACCTTTGAGTGATGTTATGGCAATTGGTGATAGTCAAAACGATATTTCCATGTTCGAAATAGCCGGATTTTCATATGCGATGGAAAACACAGACCCTTATACTATGAGGTTTGCTAAATTTTATACATCAACAGTTGAGCAAAGTGGTTTAGCAGAGGCGATCGATGATTATCTATACAGAGTCGATTGAGACTTAAAAAGAGAGATTTCTCAAAGAGGAATGATTAAAGAAAAATAA
- a CDS encoding DUF4231 domain-containing protein → MARKKQSQFVSRFGEIQKNTEIKKYIFGTLYYTLNLVTFLSALYVAIIAVYFLAGNNKNYPGDVNPYRLEFWKDSSNYILTTTIINSITSMISSFIAFFAINSKFEYYKKKSNLLKFEYILFINKKWIYNSNNSSDNEFILFKRGLSILETNRYKSSAFLNYNEYKK, encoded by the coding sequence ATGGCTAGAAAAAAACAATCACAATTTGTATCACGCTTTGGGGAAATACAAAAAAATACTGAAATAAAAAAATACATTTTTGGAACACTATATTACACTTTAAACTTAGTTACTTTTCTATCTGCTTTATATGTAGCTATAATAGCTGTTTATTTTTTAGCAGGAAATAACAAAAACTATCCAGGAGACGTAAATCCTTATAGATTAGAATTTTGAAAAGATAGCTCAAATTATATTTTAACTACTACAATAATCAATTCTATAACAAGTATGATAAGTTCATTTATTGCATTTTTTGCGATTAATTCTAAATTTGAATATTACAAAAAGAAATCTAATTTATTAAAATTTGAATATATATTATTTATAAACAAAAAGTGAATATACAATTCAAATAATTCATCTGACAATGAGTTTATTTTATTTAAAAGAGGGCTTAGTATTTTAGAGACAAATAGGTATAAATCTTCAGCTTTCTTAAACTATAATGAATACAAAAAGTAG
- a CDS encoding Cof-type HAD-IIB family hydrolase, which translates to MVSKNIDLSKLSLSEIDNFVFDLDGTLLNSNSELINENLETIKKLQSLGKNIIIATGRPLYTAKRIIEQINTKFPVILANGALIWDVLNDRLFKSFAIEKSIAKSIYKKLNDENYEFLTYVPGYILGHNTFRTDFFEKKNYKERIGASHYIEGDLTNEIQNYDACKFYIVKESNNESKWKELQKFLKDINGIHALVSEWPNLDVMSNDASKGNALRFLFNKFNLDLSKTISFGDAENDVSMFSVTKFSGSFNNTRHKDVAAKAKIVFESNNIPWLTQFITKIQNNK; encoded by the coding sequence ATGGTTTCAAAAAATATTGATTTAAGCAAACTTTCCTTATCTGAAATTGATAATTTTGTTTTTGATTTAGACGGAACATTATTAAATAGTAATTCTGAATTAATTAACGAAAACCTTGAAACAATTAAAAAATTGCAAAGTTTGGGTAAAAACATAATAATCGCTACAGGTAGACCATTATATACTGCAAAAAGAATAATTGAGCAAATTAATACAAAGTTTCCGGTTATCCTAGCGAATGGCGCATTAATATGAGATGTACTTAATGATAGATTATTTAAAAGTTTTGCAATCGAAAAGTCAATTGCAAAATCGATTTATAAAAAGCTAAATGATGAAAATTATGAATTTTTAACATATGTTCCTGGTTATATTTTAGGTCACAATACATTTAGAACTGATTTTTTTGAAAAGAAAAATTATAAAGAAAGAATAGGTGCTAGTCATTATATAGAAGGTGATTTAACAAATGAAATTCAAAACTATGATGCATGTAAATTTTATATTGTAAAAGAATCAAATAACGAGTCAAAATGAAAAGAATTGCAAAAATTTTTAAAAGATATAAATGGTATCCATGCATTAGTTTCGGAATGACCTAACTTAGATGTTATGTCAAATGATGCTTCTAAAGGTAATGCTCTTAGGTTTCTATTTAATAAATTTAACCTTGATTTAAGCAAGACTATTTCCTTTGGTGATGCAGAAAATGACGTATCGATGTTTAGTGTAACCAAATTTTCTGGTTCTTTTAATAATACAAGGCATAAAGATGTTGCTGCAAAAGCAAAAATTGTTTTTGAATCAAATAATATTCCATGATTAACACAATTTATTACTAAAATACAAAACAACAAATAG
- the metK gene encoding methionine adenosyltransferase: MKKLFTSESVGKGHPDKLCDQISDSILDAYLTLDPASKVAIETMASGHNIFIAGEVQSNADIYVIEIAINILKSLGYFTSQTSIVTDIRKQSADIALGVNLENDEIGAGDQGIMFGYATNETKQFMPLAITLAHELVKRAENLRSNGAFQWAKADMKSQVTLDYTNESKTEVDTVLMSIQHSAKYDEKEFKSFIKNEIILPTLREYNLDEPKKILINPTGKFIIGGPIGDTGLTGRKIIVDTYGGASRHGGGAFSGKDATKVDRSAAYAARWVAKNLVAAELADRIEIQLSYAIGVAKPVSILIETFGTEKVDKNIIEQVVTELFDLTPKGIIRDLDLRKPVFAKTSYFGHFGRTDVEFSWEKLNKVDEIKSRVLELQK, encoded by the coding sequence ATGAAAAAATTATTTACAAGCGAATCAGTAGGAAAGGGTCATCCAGACAAATTGTGCGACCAAATTTCAGACTCAATTTTAGATGCTTATTTAACGTTAGATCCTGCTTCAAAAGTAGCTATTGAAACTATGGCGAGTGGTCATAATATTTTTATTGCAGGGGAAGTTCAATCAAATGCTGATATCTACGTAATCGAAATTGCGATAAATATTTTAAAATCTTTGGGGTATTTCACGAGCCAAACCAGTATTGTGACAGATATAAGAAAACAAAGTGCTGATATTGCATTAGGTGTAAATTTAGAGAATGACGAAATAGGTGCAGGTGATCAAGGAATTATGTTTGGGTATGCAACAAACGAAACAAAACAATTCATGCCACTAGCAATAACATTAGCTCATGAATTAGTTAAAAGAGCCGAGAACCTAAGAAGCAATGGTGCATTCCAATGAGCTAAAGCAGATATGAAATCACAAGTAACATTAGACTATACTAATGAATCAAAAACGGAAGTTGACACAGTCCTAATGAGTATTCAACACTCTGCAAAATATGATGAAAAAGAATTCAAATCATTTATAAAAAATGAAATTATTTTGCCCACATTAAGAGAATACAATTTAGATGAGCCTAAAAAGATTTTAATAAATCCTACAGGTAAATTTATTATTGGTGGACCTATAGGTGATACAGGTTTAACTGGAAGAAAAATAATTGTTGACACTTATGGTGGTGCATCACGTCATGGCGGTGGTGCATTTAGCGGAAAAGACGCAACAAAAGTTGATAGATCTGCCGCATATGCAGCAAGATGAGTTGCTAAAAATTTAGTTGCCGCCGAGTTAGCTGATAGAATTGAAATACAATTATCATATGCTATTGGTGTAGCAAAACCAGTTTCAATATTGATTGAAACATTTGGTACTGAAAAAGTTGATAAAAATATTATTGAACAAGTAGTTACTGAGTTATTTGATTTAACTCCAAAAGGAATAATTAGAGACTTGGATTTAAGAAAACCGGTTTTTGCAAAAACTTCATACTTCGGGCACTTCGGAAGAACAGATGTTGAGTTTAGTTGAGAAAAACTTAATAAAGTGGATGAAATTAAATCAAGAGTTTTAGAATTACAAAAATAA
- a CDS encoding PI-PLC domain-containing protein: MKKRMLWKVLSGSITVGIASFSYISEENKEVWKNKQLAYGYYPRNYDQYNFSSWMEGVNDNKSFFDLSIPGTHDSGMWSSGFEIANTQSLNIENQLKMGIRGFDIRLNSNLDIVHGITFSKINFDNWLNSIQNFLNSNPSEFVVARVKDENFDVNNPSLAASAAQKYNSLLNKYRNILFNPNGQILDNDKWKLKNLRGKLVILNLWHHKVSQSKVGGDLYWNVVDRYNTQQDAYEERDENTKQKWIRTNMINANGSPLNNYLLYVNFLSVSGRVFGYNPGGWAEIHNNSTWDFLSQNENLYKLGLVYMDYPGPSLVQSIFKRNYKITDKELELGYLGEITESVQVSELTNDSREINFYGLLSNFNIEIIKGDRVLKSFYIDKDHVGKYSITLDEDIEINIPYKFRFYKKLDRNIFYEGKKFNEFIISKTATDSSFWNKVASLKSEVNNYINLFNKKPFPIKRYLNGYFLYPLESFRSSNSQNKETLARLQNEFNFIKNLLDNLNLKFEELEENNKIIPNLESNFRTILDSNNINNLKQINSQLIYTSEVIFDLNIKPNAIKIHDLINFIQGRINLINNIKTSFEIWDRSNITNSSNLLIEKFVNFNYGKDHWLSKTREINILINDQLKEVFNNNFNQETFQEKINSQKDKIDTLINNIDQIKTNILGAFEEKYILLFQEKINNLVINNRNPISLINEMQLFQTSSEEANDIISNDNEFRNSNNFSRSSELKDLYVEKINILNRQINNIQQTDEVIRLINEIRLLKQSIKNNFTLLENAKREIQRMTKIFDGQKEVFLNELKVSNITNEQINNILNQASILNEINYIQKFNNLSNLNEIQRNNFIQQINNEVSTKLIEQNYSEAVNFDSIVLSLKNKISLFDNFIDSIATRILNQDEVSSIIAEYENSKNLLNSNEGKSSFVRAIEVLSSYEGFLNTELYSDIWNLWIRVNNSQILYDFEKTFLLNKIKNLRSRYEYETYVVEINEKLSRYTKRSERETSYQGLNSERKTAIITALNNSLSDKDFEDKKAIFRDLSNTYNIANNVFKDYINYKQNQFYKFSNPIIREKIDNAYKVLIQSLESESLDKNEINQSKDDFLSIVESAKKLSKVNIIENKLSFLKQRYQLNYNSTDDLFLKVFQKRFNEKATKSVNQYYKEFVDINEEEILKSKSITLIENEILKINKINSALNEVINDASLIKVEENKKILDSKSLKIKIKNYKKLASQITKEDLFFENIDENLIEIKNTIPNDEKGTLTIEFINKDDPDNSFSRVFEGFELVKNNEESNVDPNSKTDTTPTDPKNVAKPKNKDKDNNKERSWNKNWLWFTTLSIPLVVFITWIFKKIIKK, from the coding sequence ATGAAGAAACGTATGCTATGAAAAGTATTATCCGGTTCTATCACAGTTGGCATAGCAAGCTTTTCTTATATTTCCGAAGAAAATAAAGAAGTGTGAAAAAATAAGCAATTAGCTTATGGATATTACCCAAGAAATTATGATCAATATAACTTCTCATCTTGAATGGAAGGAGTAAATGATAATAAATCATTTTTTGATTTAAGCATTCCGGGAACTCATGACTCAGGGATGTGATCTAGCGGATTTGAAATAGCAAACACACAATCATTGAATATTGAAAATCAATTAAAAATGGGTATAAGAGGATTCGATATTAGATTGAATTCAAACCTTGATATAGTGCATGGGATAACTTTTTCTAAAATAAATTTTGATAATTGATTAAATTCAATCCAAAATTTTTTAAATAGCAATCCTTCTGAATTTGTTGTTGCTAGAGTAAAAGATGAAAACTTTGATGTTAACAACCCTTCCTTAGCAGCAAGTGCTGCTCAAAAATATAATTCTTTGTTAAATAAATATAGAAATATTTTATTCAATCCAAATGGACAAATTTTAGATAATGATAAATGAAAATTAAAAAACTTAAGAGGTAAACTTGTTATCCTTAATTTGTGACACCATAAGGTTAGTCAATCTAAAGTTGGTGGTGACTTATATTGAAATGTTGTTGATAGATATAATACTCAACAAGACGCATACGAAGAAAGAGATGAAAATACAAAGCAGAAATGAATAAGAACTAATATGATAAACGCTAATGGTTCTCCATTAAATAACTATCTGCTTTACGTTAATTTTTTATCTGTCTCAGGAAGAGTTTTTGGTTATAATCCTGGTGGTTGGGCAGAGATACATAATAATTCAACATGAGACTTCTTGTCTCAAAATGAAAACTTATATAAGTTAGGCCTTGTTTATATGGATTATCCAGGTCCTTCGCTAGTTCAATCTATATTTAAAAGAAATTACAAAATCACTGATAAAGAATTGGAACTAGGTTATCTCGGAGAAATAACTGAATCAGTACAAGTAAGTGAGTTAACAAATGATTCGCGTGAAATTAATTTTTATGGGCTGTTAAGTAATTTTAATATCGAAATTATAAAAGGTGATAGAGTTCTTAAAAGCTTTTATATTGATAAAGATCATGTAGGAAAATATTCAATCACCTTAGACGAAGATATAGAAATTAATATACCTTATAAATTTAGATTTTATAAAAAACTAGATAGAAATATTTTTTATGAGGGGAAAAAATTTAATGAATTCATTATTTCAAAAACAGCTACAGATTCTAGTTTTTGAAATAAAGTAGCTTCTTTAAAAAGCGAAGTAAATAATTATATTAATCTTTTTAACAAAAAACCTTTTCCTATAAAAAGATATTTAAATGGATACTTTTTATATCCGCTTGAAAGCTTTAGATCATCTAATTCACAAAACAAAGAAACATTAGCAAGGTTGCAAAATGAATTTAACTTTATTAAAAATTTACTTGATAATTTAAACTTAAAATTTGAGGAATTAGAAGAAAATAACAAGATAATACCTAATTTAGAAAGTAATTTTAGAACTATTTTAGATTCAAATAATATTAATAATTTAAAACAAATAAATAGTCAACTAATTTATACTTCAGAGGTAATTTTTGATTTAAATATAAAACCTAATGCTATTAAAATTCATGATTTAATTAATTTTATTCAAGGAAGAATAAACTTAATTAATAATATAAAAACCTCTTTCGAAATATGGGATAGATCAAATATAACTAATTCATCTAATTTGTTAATAGAAAAATTTGTAAACTTTAACTACGGTAAGGATCATTGATTAAGCAAAACAAGAGAAATTAATATTTTAATTAACGATCAACTGAAAGAAGTTTTTAATAATAACTTTAATCAAGAAACCTTTCAGGAAAAAATAAATTCGCAAAAGGATAAGATTGACACTTTAATTAATAATATTGACCAAATAAAAACAAATATTTTAGGCGCATTTGAAGAAAAATATATTTTACTATTCCAAGAAAAAATTAATAACTTGGTTATAAATAACCGAAACCCTATTTCATTAATAAATGAAATGCAATTATTTCAAACATCATCAGAAGAAGCAAACGATATAATAAGTAATGATAATGAATTTAGAAATTCTAATAATTTTTCGAGATCAAGCGAACTTAAGGATCTATATGTTGAAAAAATTAATATTTTAAATAGACAAATAAATAATATTCAACAAACTGACGAAGTAATTAGGCTAATAAATGAAATAAGACTTCTAAAACAATCAATAAAGAATAACTTTACATTACTCGAAAACGCAAAACGTGAAATACAAAGAATGACAAAAATTTTTGATGGACAAAAAGAAGTGTTTTTAAATGAGTTAAAGGTTTCAAATATAACAAATGAACAAATTAATAACATCTTAAATCAAGCAAGTATTTTAAATGAAATTAATTATATTCAAAAGTTTAATAATTTGTCTAATTTAAATGAAATACAAAGAAACAATTTTATTCAACAAATTAACAATGAAGTATCAACGAAATTAATTGAACAAAATTATTCAGAAGCCGTAAATTTTGACTCTATTGTGTTATCACTAAAAAATAAAATTAGTCTTTTTGATAATTTTATCGATAGTATTGCGACAAGGATATTAAACCAAGATGAGGTTTCTAGTATAATTGCAGAATATGAGAATTCTAAAAATCTATTAAATTCAAATGAAGGAAAAAGTTCATTTGTAAGGGCTATTGAAGTTTTGAGTAGTTATGAAGGTTTTTTAAACACTGAGTTATATAGTGATATATGAAATTTATGAATAAGAGTTAATAATTCTCAAATTCTTTACGATTTTGAAAAAACATTTTTATTAAATAAAATCAAGAATTTAAGAAGTAGGTATGAGTACGAAACTTATGTTGTTGAGATAAACGAAAAGTTAAGTAGATATACTAAAAGATCTGAAAGAGAGACCTCATATCAAGGATTAAACTCCGAAAGAAAAACAGCAATTATAACTGCATTAAATAATTCATTGTCTGATAAAGATTTTGAAGATAAAAAAGCTATCTTTAGAGACTTATCAAATACTTATAATATAGCAAATAATGTTTTCAAAGATTATATAAACTATAAGCAAAATCAATTTTATAAATTTAGCAATCCAATAATAAGAGAAAAAATAGATAACGCATATAAAGTATTAATTCAAAGTCTAGAATCTGAATCATTAGACAAAAACGAAATCAATCAATCTAAGGATGATTTTTTAAGTATTGTCGAATCTGCGAAGAAGTTATCTAAGGTAAATATTATTGAAAATAAATTAAGTTTCTTAAAACAAAGATATCAACTAAACTATAATTCAACTGATGATCTTTTTCTAAAGGTTTTTCAAAAAAGATTTAATGAAAAGGCAACAAAATCAGTTAATCAGTACTATAAGGAATTTGTAGATATAAATGAAGAGGAAATACTTAAGTCAAAATCAATTACATTAATAGAAAATGAAATATTGAAAATCAATAAGATTAACTCAGCTTTAAATGAAGTTATAAATGATGCATCCTTGATAAAAGTGGAAGAAAATAAAAAAATACTTGATTCTAAATCTTTAAAAATAAAAATTAAAAACTATAAAAAAC